A stretch of Cucumis sativus cultivar 9930 chromosome 2, Cucumber_9930_V3, whole genome shotgun sequence DNA encodes these proteins:
- the LOC101218209 gene encoding topless-related protein 4 isoform X4: MSSLSRELVFLILQFLDEEKFKETVHKLEQESGFFFNMRYFEDMVTNGEWEEVEKYLSGFTKVDDNRYSMKIFFEIRKQKYLEALDKRDRAKAVDILVKDLKVFSAFNEELFKEITQLLTLENFRDNEQLSKYGDTKSARGIMLAELKKLIEANPLFRDKLQFPTLKNSRLRTLINQSLNWQHQLCKNPRPNPDIKTLFVDHSCGQPNGARAPSPVTNPLMGGVPKAAAFPPLSAHGPFQPTPAALPTSLAGWMANPSPVPHPSASAAPIGLNAANNAAILKRPRTPPTNNPTMDYQTADSEHVLKRSRPFGLSEEVTNLPVNILPVGYGNQGHGQSSYSSDDLPKNVVTTLSQGSVVKSMDFHPQQQTILLVGTNVGDVMIWEVGGRERIAIRNFKVWDLAARSVALQASLASDYTASINRVMWSPDGTLFGVAYSKHIVHIYSYQAGDELRNHLEIEAHVGSVNDLAFSYPNKQLCLVTCGEDRVIKVWDAVTGVKQFTFEGHDAPVYSICPHHKENIQFIFSTAADGKIKAWLYDNMGSRVDYDAPGHSSTTMAYSADGTRLFSCGTNKDGESYLVEWNESEGAVKRTYQGLGKRSVGVVQFDTTKNRFLAAGDDFSVKFWDMDSVNILTSIDADGGLPASPCIRFNKDGVLLAVSTNDNGIKILANAEGFRMLRTVENRTFDASRVASAAVVKAPPIGSFGPPAVSVGMSIGDRTPPVAAAMVGINNDSRSLADVKPRIADESVDKSRIWKLTEINEPTQCRSLRLPDNLTASRVSRLIYTNSGLAILALASNAVHKLWRWQRNDRNVTVKATASVAPQLWQPPSGILMTNDISDTNPEDAVPCFALSKNDSYVMSASGGKISLFNMMTFKTMTTFMPPPPAATFLAFHPQDNNIIAIGMEDSSIQIYNVRVDEVKTKLKGHQKRITGLAFSNQLNVLVSSGADSQLCVWSTDGWEKQVNKFLQVPSSRTTAPLADTRVQFHIDQIHLLAIHETQIAIYEAPKLECLKQWVPREASGPITHATFSCDSQSIYVSFEDGSVGVLTASTLRLRCRINPNAYLSSNPSLRVHPLVIAAHPSEPNQFALGLSDGGVHVLEPSESEGKWGTSPPVENGAGPSTATGAAGPDQPQR; the protein is encoded by the exons ATGTCTTCGCTTAGCAGGGAGCTTGTGTTTCTCATACTCCAGTTTCTGGACGAGGAGAAATTCAAGGAGACAGTTCATAa GTTGGAGCAAGAGTCGgggtttttcttcaatatgaGATATTTTGAAGATATGGTTACGAATGGCGAGTGGGAAGAGGTGGAGAAGTATCTATCTGGGTTTACGAAGGTTGATGACAATAGATACTCCATGaagatattttttgaaatacgGAAGCAGAAGTATCTTGAAGCTTTAGacaa GCGGGATAGAGCGAAAGCTGTGGATATTCTAGTTAAGGATTTGAAAGTGTTTTCGGCGTTTAATGAAGAGCTCTTCAAGGAAATTACACAGTTATTGACTTTGGAGAACTTCAG AGATAACGAGCAGTTATCGAAGTATGGAGACACCAAGTCTGCTAGGGGTATAATGCTTGctgaattgaaaaaattgattgaagcTAATCCACTTTTTCGTGATAAGCTTCAATTTCCAACCTTGAAAAACTCGAGATTGCGGACTTTAATTAATCAGAG TTTAAATTGGCAGCACCAGCTCTGTAAGAATCCAAGACCAAACCCTGACATAAAGACCTTATTCGTTGACCATAGTTGTGGACAACCAAATGGTGCCAGGGCTCCATCTCCTGTGACCAATCCCTTAATGGGGGGTGTTCCGAAGGCTGCAGCCTTTCCTCCCTTGAGTGCGCATGGT CCATTTCAGCCTACACCAGCTGCTCTTCCAACTTCTTTAGCTGGATGGATGGCAAATCCGTCCCCTGTGCCTCATCCATCAGCTTCTGCTGCACCTATTGGTCTCAATGCAGCTAATAATGCGG CTATTTTAAAGCGACCTAGAACTCCTCCTACCAATAACCCAACTATGGACTATCAAACAGCTGATTCTGAACATGTGTTGAAGCGATCAAGACCATTTGGATTATCTGAAGAG GTTACTAATTTACCGGTAAACATTCTTCCTGTTGGATATGGCAACCAAGGTCATGGACAGAGCTCCTATTCTTCTGATGACTTGCCTAAGAATGTTGTTACAACCTTGAGTCAAGGTTCAGTTGTCAAGAGTATGGATTTTCATCCACAACAACAAACTATACTACTTG TTGGAACAAACGTGGGCGACGTGATGATCTGGGAGGTTGGTGGTCGTGAAAGGATTGctattagaaattttaaagtttgggATCTTGCAGCACGTTCAGTGGCTTTACAG GCATCATTGGCCAGTGATTATACTGCATCAATTAATCGTGTAATGTGGAGCCCTGATGGAACACTTTTTG GTGTTGCATATTCAAAGCATATCGTGCACATATATTCCTATCAGGCTGGTGATGAATTAAGAAACCACTTAGAG ATTGAGGCTCATGTTGGCAGTGTCAATGATCTCGCCTTTTCATATCCAAACAAGCAGCTATGCTTAGTTACCTGTGGGGAAGATAGAGTTATTAAG GTGTGGGATGCAGTCACTGGAGTTAAGCAGTTTACTTTTGAGGGCCATGATGCACCTGTGTATTCTATATGCCCACATCACAAGGAGAACATTCAG TTTATCTTCTCAACAGCAGCTGACGGAAAAATAAAGGCATGGTTATACGATAACATGGGGTCAAGAGTTGACTATGATGCACCAGGCCACTCATCTACTACAATGGCATATAGTGCTGATGGAACGAG GTTGTTTTCTTGCGGGACAAATAAGGATGGAGAATCATACTTGGTTGAGTGGAATGAAAGTGAAGGAGCTGTAAAGCGTACATATCAAGGCCTTGGCAAGCGATCAGTGGGTGTTGTCCAATTTGATACCACCAAAAATCGTTTCTTGGCTGCTGGTGATGATTTCTCTGTTAAATTCTGGGATATGgatagtgtaaatattttaacgaGTATTGATGCCGACGGTGGATTGCCG GCATCCCCATGTATAAGATTTAATAAGGATGGAGTACTATTGGCTGTCTCAACAAACGATAATGGTATCAAGATTCTAGCCAATGCAGAGGGATTTAGGATGCTCCGAACAGTAGAAAATCGTACATTTGATGCTTCTAGAGTTGCTTCTGCTGCTGTTGTGAAG gCTCCACCAATAGGTTCATTTGGCCCTCCTGCGGTGTCTGTTGGTATGAGCATTGGAGATCGGACTCCCCCAGTTGCAGCAGCCATGGTTGGAATT AACAATGATAGTCGAAGTTTGGCTGATGTAAAGCCCCGAATTGCTGATGAGTCAGTGGATAAATCTAGGATCTGGAAACTTACAGAAATCAATGAACCAACTCAATGTCGTTCCTTGAGGCTTCCCGATAATCTAACAGCTTCAAGG GTTTCGAGATTGATCTATACAAATTCCGGCCTTGCAATATTGGCATTAGCATCTAATGCTGTACATAAGTTATGGAGATGGCAGAGAAATGATCGAAATGTGACGGTAAAG GCCACAGCTAGCGTAGCGCCACAGCTATGGCAACCACCGAGTGGAATATTGATGACCAACGATATAAGTGATACAAATCCAGAAGATGCTGTCCCATGCTTTGCACTTTCAAAGAATGACTCCTATGTTATGTCTGCCTCAGGAGGGAAAATATCCCTATTCAATATGATGACGTTTAAG ACAATGACAACGTTCATGCCCCCACCACCAGCAGCAACATTTTTGGCATTTCACCCCCAGGATAACAATATTATTGCTATAGGCATGGAGGACTCTTCTATTCAGATTTACAACGTTCGAGTTGATGAG GTGAAAACCAAGTTAAAAGGTCACCAGAAAAGAATAACTGGCCTTGCCTTCTCGAATCAACTAAATGTTCTTGTATCTTCGGGAGCCGACTCTCAG CTGTGCGTCTGGAGCACTGATGGATGGGAGAAACAGGTTAACAAATTCTTACAGGTTCCAAGCAGTCGAACAACCGCTCCTCTCGCCGATACACGCGTTCAATTCCACATAGACCAGATACACTTGTTGGCCATTCACGAAACTCAGATAGCCATATATGAAGCACCAAAATTGGAATGCCTTAAGCAG TGGGTCCCACGAGAAGCTAGTGGTCCAATCACACATGCCACTTTCTCTTGTGATAGTCAGTCAATCTATGTCAGCTTTGAAGATGGAAGTGTAGGTGTTCTTACTGCTTCGACTCTTCGATTAAGATGTCGAATAAATCCGAACGCTTACTTGTCTTCTAATCCAAG CTTGAGGGTACATCCTCTAGTTATCGCCGCACATCCATCTGAACCCAACCAATTTGCATTGGGACTATCGGATGGCGGTGTCCACGTACTCGAACCATCAGAATCAGAAGGCAAGTGGGGGACCTCTCCTCCAGTTGAAAACGGTGCCGGGCCAAGCACTGCTACGGGTGCTGCAGGTCCTGATCAACCTCAACGATGA